The Desulfobotulus mexicanus genome includes a region encoding these proteins:
- a CDS encoding D-cysteine desulfhydrase, with translation MNFTQFPRRKYLQGATPIEPMENLSKALGGHVDLYVKRDDLLPGSAGGNKTRKLEFCFADALDKKADTVVTCGAVQSNHCRLTASWAVKENMDCHLVLEERVKGSYKPEGSGNNFLFELLGVKSIRVVPAGSDMMAEMEKTSAELKNTGKQPYIIPGGASNAIGALGYASCAQETMVQLNEMMLKVDGIVVPSGSAGTHAGMAVGMFAMNTNIPVFGINVSRKKDVQEEIVYKLAGELRAKLGVKTEIPRDQITCFDEYVGPGYSLPTEDMIEAVKLFASTESILLDPVYSGKAAAGLIDLVRKGFFPKGSRVLFLHTGGSPALYAYLDTFRA, from the coding sequence ATGAATTTTACTCAATTTCCACGTAGAAAATATCTGCAGGGTGCAACCCCCATTGAGCCTATGGAGAATCTCTCCAAAGCTCTTGGAGGTCATGTCGATCTTTACGTTAAAAGGGATGACCTTTTGCCTGGATCGGCTGGGGGGAACAAAACCCGTAAGCTTGAATTCTGTTTTGCAGATGCACTTGATAAAAAAGCAGATACTGTGGTTACATGCGGTGCTGTTCAGTCCAATCATTGCCGCCTTACTGCTTCATGGGCTGTCAAGGAGAACATGGACTGCCATCTGGTTTTGGAAGAACGGGTAAAAGGCTCTTACAAGCCTGAGGGATCCGGTAATAACTTTTTATTTGAGCTGCTGGGGGTGAAGTCCATTCGTGTGGTGCCTGCGGGTTCGGACATGATGGCAGAAATGGAGAAAACTTCGGCAGAGCTGAAAAATACTGGTAAACAGCCCTATATTATTCCCGGAGGAGCGTCTAATGCCATTGGAGCCCTCGGTTATGCAAGCTGTGCCCAGGAAACAATGGTGCAACTGAATGAGATGATGCTGAAGGTTGATGGCATAGTTGTTCCATCCGGTTCCGCAGGAACCCATGCGGGCATGGCAGTGGGAATGTTTGCCATGAATACCAATATTCCTGTTTTTGGTATCAATGTGTCCAGAAAAAAAGATGTTCAGGAAGAAATTGTTTATAAACTTGCCGGAGAGCTGAGAGCAAAACTGGGAGTTAAAACAGAGATTCCACGAGATCAAATTACCTGCTTTGATGAATATGTGGGGCCGGGTTACTCCCTTCCTACAGAGGATATGATTGAGGCTGTAAAACTGTTTGCCAGTACGGAAAGCATTCTTCTTGATCCTGTTTATTCAGGAAAAGCAGCAGCAGGTCTCATCGATCTGGTCCGCAAAGGTTTTTTCCCAAAAGGAAGCAGGGTTCTTTTTCTCCATACAGGAGGATCACCAGCCCTTTATGCTTATCTTGATACATTCAGGGCATAA
- a CDS encoding aspartate/glutamate racemase family protein, with the protein MECRKEKVVGILGGMGPAATVDLMKRVIDLTPANDDADHIRMIVDNNPGVPSRIKALIEGTGESPGPCMADMARGLESWGADFIVIPCNTAHYYYEDVKKAVSVPVVHLVDLTASVVAERLPEKSKAGIMASPAVVNTGLYDKAFGPYGVSVLYPCPADQEKLLEVIRAVKAGSTGKDIRDRFAAIAANLMEEGAGILVLACTELGVIGEGIDAEIIDTSDVLASEIVNIVKNEALPFEKK; encoded by the coding sequence ATGGAATGCAGAAAAGAAAAAGTGGTGGGTATTCTTGGCGGCATGGGGCCGGCTGCAACGGTGGATCTTATGAAGCGGGTGATTGACCTTACGCCTGCCAATGATGATGCGGACCATATCAGGATGATCGTTGATAACAATCCCGGTGTGCCATCCAGAATAAAGGCATTGATTGAAGGTACGGGGGAAAGCCCCGGTCCATGTATGGCAGATATGGCCAGAGGACTTGAATCCTGGGGCGCTGATTTTATTGTTATACCTTGTAATACAGCACATTATTACTATGAGGATGTCAAGAAAGCGGTTTCTGTACCAGTCGTTCATCTTGTGGACCTGACAGCTTCTGTTGTTGCCGAGAGATTACCTGAAAAAAGCAAGGCAGGTATTATGGCTTCTCCGGCAGTTGTAAATACAGGACTATATGATAAAGCTTTCGGGCCATATGGTGTTTCTGTGCTATATCCCTGTCCTGCGGATCAGGAAAAACTCCTGGAAGTTATTCGTGCTGTGAAGGCTGGATCGACAGGAAAGGATATACGGGACAGATTTGCTGCAATTGCAGCTAACCTTATGGAAGAAGGAGCAGGGATACTGGTTTTGGCCTGTACCGAACTGGGAGTCATCGGGGAAGGAATTGATGCAGAGATTATTGATACTTCCGATGTGCTGGCCTCAGAAATTGTAAACATTGTGAAAAACGAAGCGCTTCCTTTTGAAAAAAAGTAA
- a CDS encoding DMT family transporter, with translation MKKSSVPVFSARMGLFYSITSAVAYAMLPVFTRMSLASGMSSLEIMQLRYGFGVAMVFIYLAICSPQSLKITPKGLFIAFILSFGLDQVTSLNLARCFETLTASTGILIFYIFPAITTLLSVLINKTPVSGKTIASIVLIAGGCCLVLIQAFSNRVELSGVLYVLSAAFTFALSFVILQRVMETIPPLTITFYVMLFTTLGFNLVKGDISLFLQLDSYQLLMGFLLGLIPTALGVTLLYLAIDATDSGFAALCSSIEPAVTVLAAYLILSEPVLLVQIAGMLIVMLGIFIKYLDSNYTKESSVTCLKKCA, from the coding sequence ATGAAAAAAAGTTCTGTTCCTGTTTTTTCAGCTCGTATGGGGCTTTTTTATTCAATTACATCTGCAGTTGCTTATGCGATGCTACCTGTTTTTACACGGATGTCACTGGCAAGTGGCATGAGCAGTCTTGAAATCATGCAGCTGCGTTATGGATTCGGAGTTGCAATGGTCTTTATTTATCTTGCCATTTGCAGCCCTCAATCATTAAAAATAACTCCGAAGGGTCTTTTTATTGCTTTCATATTGTCCTTTGGTCTGGACCAAGTAACAAGTCTGAATCTTGCCAGATGTTTTGAAACTTTGACTGCATCTACGGGTATCCTGATTTTTTATATATTCCCAGCCATCACTACACTGCTTTCTGTCTTGATCAATAAAACACCAGTTAGTGGGAAAACCATTGCATCCATTGTGCTGATTGCCGGTGGGTGCTGTCTTGTTCTGATTCAGGCATTTTCTAACAGGGTGGAGTTATCGGGCGTTCTTTATGTCCTGTCTGCAGCATTTACCTTCGCCCTCAGTTTTGTAATATTGCAGCGTGTTATGGAAACGATACCTCCTTTGACCATTACATTTTACGTTATGCTTTTTACAACTCTGGGTTTTAATCTGGTAAAGGGTGATATAAGCTTATTTCTTCAATTGGATTCTTATCAGCTGCTGATGGGTTTTTTGTTGGGTTTGATCCCAACGGCTTTAGGGGTTACTTTACTTTATTTAGCAATTGATGCAACGGATTCTGGTTTTGCTGCTTTATGCTCTTCCATTGAGCCTGCCGTTACTGTATTGGCAGCATACTTGATTTTAAGCGAACCTGTTCTGCTTGTGCAGATAGCCGGAATGCTTATTGTAATGCTCGGAATTTTTATTAAATATTTAGATTCAAATTACACTAAGGAATCATCTGTGACCTGTTTGAAAAAATGTGCATAG